Proteins encoded within one genomic window of Oryza glaberrima chromosome 12, OglaRS2, whole genome shotgun sequence:
- the LOC127756711 gene encoding uncharacterized protein LOC127756711 yields the protein MSPKWISIPTTASSSIPRSWRVAEGIVIVWLSVPRTGGRGHCDRVVVGAEDIYFVPETEQQADGVFVPDSELHPNGCFVPNSDESEQANGGVVDSELHPDSGFVPDSEEQGSGGVLDSELLADGGFVADSKKQAVGGVPNLEEQHLDGIEELVDGEVALVQDDAHAAADDARLTNLLKLAKIGMMGNNTFIFLDLLGLFLLLMDFTIFLALGMVP from the exons ATGTCTCCGAAATGGATCAGCATCCCGACGACGGCCTCTTCGTCGATTCCGAGGAGCTGGCGGGTGGCAGAGGGCATTGTGATCGTGTGGTTGTCGGTGCCGAGGACGGGTGGCAGAGGGCATTGTGATCGTGTGGTTGTCGGTGCCGAGGACATCTACTTCGTCCCCGAGACGGAGCAACAGGCAGATGGCGTCTTCGTCCCCGACTCCGAGCTGCATCCTAACGGTTGCTTCGTCCCTAACTCTGACGAGTCAGAGCAAGCAAATGGTGGCGTCGTCGACTCCGAGCTGCATCCAGACAGTGGCTTTGTCCCTGACTCGGAGGAGCAGGGGAGTGGTGGCGTCCTAGACTCCGAGCTGCTTGCTGATGGCGGCTTCGTAGCTGACTCTAAGAAACAAGCTGTAGGTGGTGTCCCCAACTTGGAGGAGCAACACTTGGATGGCATTGAAGAGCTGGTCGACGGGGAGGTGGCCCTCGTACAAGATGATGCTCATGCAGCTGCCGATGATGCGAGGTTGACGAATTTGCTGAAACTCGCGAAG ATCGGAATGATGGGGAACAACACCTTCATATTCTTGGACTTGCTGGGCTTGTTCTTGCTCCTGATGGACTTCACCATCTTCTTGGCCTTGGGCATGGTTCCTTAG